One segment of Streptomyces sp. NBC_01463 DNA contains the following:
- the pheA gene encoding prephenate dehydratase — MSATRYAYLGPEGTFTEVALRTLPEAATRELVPMVSVPAALDAVRNGTAAAALVPIENSVEGGITTTLDQLTTGEPLMIYREVLLSITFALLVRPGTKLSDVKTVTAHPAAQPQVRNWMAAHLPQAVWESAASNADGARLVQEGRFDAAFAGEFAAATYGLEPLVTEIHDAENAQTRFVLVGRPARPAAPTGADKTSVVIWLGDDHPGALLELLQEFAVRGVNLMLIQSRPTGAGIGNYCFAVDAEGHISDRRVGEALMGLKRICPNVRFLGSYPRAGVTPAEVRPLRAGTSDVEFAEASDWLTRSRDGRA; from the coding sequence ATGTCCGCCACGCGCTACGCCTATCTCGGCCCCGAGGGCACCTTCACCGAGGTCGCCCTCCGTACGCTCCCGGAAGCCGCCACCCGTGAACTCGTGCCGATGGTCTCCGTACCGGCGGCACTGGACGCGGTGCGCAACGGCACGGCTGCCGCGGCGCTCGTACCGATCGAGAACTCGGTCGAGGGCGGCATCACCACCACCCTCGACCAGCTGACCACCGGCGAACCGCTCATGATCTACCGCGAGGTGCTGCTCTCCATCACCTTCGCGCTGCTCGTGCGTCCCGGCACCAAGCTGTCCGACGTCAAGACGGTCACCGCTCACCCGGCCGCTCAGCCGCAGGTGCGCAACTGGATGGCGGCCCATCTCCCGCAGGCCGTATGGGAGTCGGCGGCGTCGAATGCGGACGGGGCCCGGCTGGTTCAGGAGGGGCGGTTCGACGCCGCCTTCGCCGGGGAGTTCGCGGCGGCCACCTACGGCCTGGAGCCGCTGGTGACGGAGATCCACGACGCGGAGAACGCGCAGACCCGCTTCGTGCTGGTGGGGCGGCCGGCCCGGCCGGCGGCACCGACCGGCGCCGACAAGACCTCGGTGGTCATCTGGCTCGGCGACGACCACCCCGGTGCGCTGCTCGAACTGCTCCAGGAGTTCGCGGTGCGCGGGGTGAACCTGATGCTGATCCAGTCCCGGCCGACGGGCGCGGGGATCGGCAACTACTGCTTCGCGGTGGACGCCGAAGGCCATATCTCCGACCGGCGGGTCGGAGAGGCGCTGATGGGGCTGAAGCGCATCTGTCCGAACGTGCGGTTCCTCGGCTCCTATCCGCGGGCCGGTGTGACGCCGGCGGAGGTACGGCCCCTGCGCGCGGGGACGTCGGACGTGGAGTTCGCCGAGGCCTCCGACTGGCTCACCCGGAGCCGGGACGGCCGGGCCTGA
- the serS gene encoding serine--tRNA ligase has product MIDLRLLREDPDRVRASQRARGEDVALVDALLSADERRRSSGVRFDELRSEQKTLGKLISKASPEERAELLKKAEQLKADVKTADAAQDEADEEAKGLLLRLGNIVHTDVPVGGEEDFVVLETHGTIRDFGAEGFEPKDHLELGEALGAIDMERGAKVSGSRFYYLTGVGALLELALVNAAIAQATEAGFIPMLTPALVRPRAMEGTGFLGQAAENVYHLEKDDYYLVGTSEVPLAAYHMDEIIDAEKLPLRYAGFSPCFRREAGTYGKDTRGIFRVHQFDKVEMFSYVDPADAEAEHQRLLDWEKQWLTALGLPFQVIDVATGDLGASASRKFDCEAWIPTQGKYRELTSASNCDGFQARRLSVRMRDTRDGKKVLKPLATLNGTLCAVPRTIVAILENHQLADGSVRVPEVLRPYLGGREVLEPVAK; this is encoded by the coding sequence GTGATTGACCTTCGCCTGCTTCGTGAGGACCCCGACCGTGTTCGCGCCTCCCAGCGCGCCCGTGGAGAGGACGTCGCACTCGTCGACGCCCTGCTCTCCGCCGACGAACGGCGCAGGTCGTCCGGGGTCCGGTTCGACGAACTCCGTTCCGAGCAGAAAACGCTCGGCAAGCTCATCTCCAAGGCCTCCCCCGAGGAGCGCGCCGAACTCCTGAAGAAGGCCGAGCAGCTGAAGGCCGACGTCAAGACGGCCGACGCGGCGCAGGACGAGGCCGACGAGGAGGCCAAGGGCCTGCTGCTGCGGCTCGGCAACATCGTCCACACGGACGTGCCGGTCGGCGGCGAGGAGGACTTCGTCGTCCTGGAGACGCACGGCACCATCCGCGACTTCGGTGCCGAGGGCTTCGAGCCCAAGGACCACCTGGAGCTCGGCGAGGCGCTCGGCGCGATCGACATGGAGCGCGGCGCCAAGGTGTCCGGCTCGCGCTTCTACTACCTGACGGGCGTCGGCGCCCTGCTGGAGCTCGCCCTCGTCAACGCGGCGATCGCCCAGGCCACCGAGGCGGGCTTCATCCCGATGCTCACCCCCGCGCTGGTCCGCCCGCGCGCCATGGAGGGCACCGGCTTCCTCGGCCAGGCCGCGGAGAACGTGTACCACCTGGAGAAGGACGACTACTACCTGGTCGGCACCTCCGAGGTCCCCCTCGCCGCGTACCACATGGACGAGATCATCGACGCGGAGAAGCTGCCGCTGCGCTACGCGGGCTTCTCGCCGTGCTTCCGCCGCGAGGCCGGTACGTACGGCAAGGACACCCGCGGCATCTTCCGCGTCCACCAGTTCGACAAGGTCGAGATGTTCTCGTACGTCGACCCGGCGGACGCCGAGGCCGAGCACCAGCGGCTCCTGGACTGGGAGAAGCAGTGGCTCACCGCCCTCGGACTGCCCTTCCAGGTGATCGACGTCGCCACCGGTGACCTGGGCGCCTCGGCCTCCAGGAAGTTCGACTGCGAGGCGTGGATCCCGACCCAGGGCAAGTACCGCGAGCTGACGTCCGCGTCCAACTGCGACGGCTTCCAGGCACGCCGCCTGTCCGTCCGGATGCGGGACACCCGCGACGGCAAGAAGGTCCTGAAGCCTCTCGCCACGCTGAACGGCACGCTGTGCGCCGTACCGCGGACGATCGTGGCGATCCTGGAGAACCACCAGCTGGCCGACGGTTCGGTACGGGTGCCCGAGGTGCTCCGTCCGTACCTGGGCGGGCGTGAGGTTCTGGAGCCGGTCGCCAAGTGA
- a CDS encoding Cof-type HAD-IIB family hydrolase, translating to MTFPYKLVATDLDGTLLRDDDTVSGRTREALAAVTAAGAAHIIVTGRAVPWTRHILDDLGYEGLAVCGQGAQVYHAGEHKLLTSLTLDRQLAGLALSKVEAEVGPLALAASRDGLDGEVLVGPGYRVQEGPLPAVRIEDPAEMWSAPLNKVYIQHPELDDDALAKAARAAVGNLVDVVMAGPGVVEILPLGLSKATGLSLAARRLGVKAADTIAFGDMPNDIPMFAWARHGVAMANAHEDLKAVAHEITASNENDGIAVVLEQLL from the coding sequence GTGACCTTTCCCTACAAGCTCGTCGCGACCGACCTCGACGGCACGCTGCTGCGTGACGACGACACGGTCTCCGGGCGCACGCGCGAGGCACTGGCCGCGGTCACCGCGGCCGGTGCGGCGCACATCATCGTCACCGGCCGCGCCGTCCCGTGGACCCGGCACATCCTGGACGACCTGGGCTACGAGGGCCTCGCGGTCTGCGGCCAGGGCGCGCAGGTCTACCACGCGGGCGAGCACAAGCTGCTGACGTCACTGACGCTGGACCGGCAGCTGGCCGGTCTCGCGCTGTCCAAGGTCGAGGCCGAGGTCGGTCCGCTGGCGCTGGCCGCGAGCCGCGACGGGCTCGACGGCGAGGTGCTGGTCGGTCCCGGCTACCGCGTGCAGGAGGGCCCGCTGCCGGCCGTCCGCATCGAGGACCCGGCCGAGATGTGGTCCGCCCCGCTGAACAAGGTCTACATACAGCACCCGGAGCTGGACGACGACGCGCTGGCGAAGGCCGCACGGGCGGCGGTCGGGAATCTGGTGGACGTGGTCATGGCGGGCCCGGGGGTCGTGGAGATCCTCCCGCTGGGGCTCAGCAAGGCCACCGGCCTCTCGCTGGCCGCGCGCCGGCTGGGTGTGAAGGCGGCGGACACGATCGCCTTCGGTGACATGCCGAACGACATCCCGATGTTCGCGTGGGCCCGGCACGGTGTGGCGATGGCCAACGCGCACGAGGACCTGAAGGCCGTGGCCCACGAGATCACCGCGTCGAACGAGAACGACGGCATCGCGGTGGTACTGGAGCAGCTGCTCTAG
- a CDS encoding ABC transporter permease translates to MYDPTVARLTYRALLGRRRAAILFVLPALLIVIAVAVRMFAGADDQVASDVLGGFAIATMVPLIGVIAGTGAIGPEIDDGSIVYLLSKPVTRPTIIFTKLIVAIAVTMVFSAVPTLIAGLILNGNGQQIAVAYTIAALVASIAYSALFLLLGTISRHAVVLGLVYALVWEALFGSLVPGARTLSVQQWSLAVAEKVGGGGAITSDVGLPAATVLLVAVTVVATWYAGQKLRTLKLAGEE, encoded by the coding sequence ATGTACGACCCCACAGTCGCCCGGCTCACCTACCGGGCCCTGCTCGGCCGGCGCCGGGCCGCCATCCTGTTCGTCCTGCCCGCGCTCCTGATCGTCATCGCGGTGGCGGTACGGATGTTCGCGGGGGCCGACGACCAGGTGGCCTCGGACGTGCTGGGCGGTTTCGCCATCGCCACCATGGTGCCGCTGATCGGTGTGATCGCCGGGACCGGCGCCATCGGCCCCGAGATCGACGACGGTTCGATCGTCTACCTGCTGTCCAAGCCGGTGACCCGGCCGACGATCATCTTCACCAAGCTGATCGTGGCGATCGCGGTGACGATGGTCTTCTCGGCGGTCCCGACCCTGATCGCCGGTCTGATCCTCAACGGCAACGGCCAGCAGATCGCGGTGGCGTACACGATCGCCGCGCTGGTCGCCTCGATCGCCTACAGCGCGCTGTTCCTGCTGCTGGGCACGATCAGCCGGCACGCGGTGGTCCTCGGACTCGTCTACGCGCTGGTGTGGGAGGCCCTGTTCGGCAGTCTGGTCCCCGGTGCGCGCACGCTCAGCGTGCAGCAGTGGTCCCTCGCGGTGGCGGAGAAGGTGGGCGGGGGCGGCGCGATCACCTCCGACGTCGGACTGCCGGCCGCGACGGTCCTGCTGGTCGCGGTCACCGTGGTGGCGACCTGGTACGCGGGCCAGAAGCTGCGGACGCTGAAGCTCGCCGGCGAGGAGTGA
- a CDS encoding ABC transporter ATP-binding protein, translating into MTTIEIDHTSRWFGNVVAVNDVSMNVGPGVTGLLGPNGAGKSTLINMMAGFLAPSTGTVTLDGKAIWRNEAVYRQIGIVPEREGMYDFLTGREFVVANAELHGLGDAEAAAALVTVQMEYAQDRKISTYSKGMRQRVKMASALVHNPSVLLLDEPFNGMDPRQRMQLMELLRRMGAEGRTVLFSSHILEEVEQLASHIEVIVAGRHAASGDFRKIRRLMTDRPHRYLVRSSDDRALAAALIADPSTAGIEVDLGENALRIQAVDFGRFTTLLPKVARDQGIRLLTVSPSDESLESVFSYLVAA; encoded by the coding sequence GTGACCACCATCGAGATCGACCACACGTCCCGCTGGTTCGGCAACGTGGTCGCCGTCAACGACGTGAGCATGAACGTGGGACCGGGCGTCACCGGTCTGCTCGGCCCCAACGGCGCCGGCAAGTCGACGCTGATCAACATGATGGCCGGATTCCTCGCCCCGTCGACGGGCACGGTCACGCTCGACGGCAAGGCGATCTGGCGCAACGAGGCCGTGTACCGGCAGATCGGCATCGTGCCGGAGCGGGAGGGCATGTACGACTTCCTGACCGGCCGCGAATTCGTGGTGGCCAACGCCGAACTGCACGGTCTGGGCGACGCCGAGGCGGCCGCCGCGCTGGTCACGGTCCAGATGGAGTACGCGCAGGACCGCAAGATCTCCACGTACAGCAAGGGCATGCGCCAGCGCGTGAAGATGGCGTCCGCGCTGGTCCACAACCCGTCCGTGCTTCTGCTCGACGAGCCGTTCAACGGAATGGACCCGCGTCAGCGGATGCAGCTGATGGAACTGCTGCGACGGATGGGGGCGGAGGGCCGCACGGTTCTCTTCTCCTCCCACATCCTCGAAGAGGTCGAGCAACTGGCCTCGCACATCGAGGTGATCGTGGCCGGCCGGCACGCCGCCTCCGGTGACTTCCGCAAGATCCGCCGGCTGATGACGGACCGCCCGCACCGCTATCTCGTACGGTCCAGCGACGACCGCGCCCTCGCCGCCGCGCTCATCGCCGACCCGTCGACGGCCGGGATCGAGGTCGACCTCGGCGAGAACGCCCTGCGCATCCAGGCCGTCGACTTCGGACGCTTCACCACGCTGCTGCCGAAGGTCGCACGTGATCAGGGCATTCGTCTTCTGACCGTTTCGCCGTCCGACGAGTCCCTCGAATCGGTCTTTTCCTATCTCGTAGCGGCCTGA
- a CDS encoding ABC transporter permease subunit, whose product MSTETGAATGSETSRIHNIGYRAYDGPRLGRAYARRSLYSQSLRGSFGLGRSAKSKVLPMLLFGVMCLVAAILVAVAIATPNSTKLPIKYTSFAIYLQAVIGLFLAAQAPQSVSRDLRFKSVPLYFSRPIERADYVLAKFAAMVSALLVITGAPLVILYVGALLGKFDFADQTKWFAQGMVSVALLSVLFAGLGLVMAALTPRRGFGVAAVIAVLTITYGAVSTIQGIAWSTGSTGAVPWLGLFSPITLVDGVQTAFLGATSAFPGGEGPGAGAGVVYLIVVLALVAGSYAVLMRRYRRVGL is encoded by the coding sequence ATGAGCACTGAGACCGGCGCCGCGACCGGGAGCGAGACCTCCCGGATCCACAACATCGGCTACCGCGCCTACGACGGGCCGCGCCTCGGCCGCGCCTACGCACGGCGCTCGCTCTACTCGCAGTCCCTGCGCGGTTCGTTCGGACTCGGCCGCTCCGCCAAGTCCAAGGTGCTGCCGATGCTGCTGTTCGGCGTGATGTGCCTCGTCGCGGCGATCCTCGTGGCGGTCGCCATCGCCACCCCCAACTCGACGAAGCTGCCGATCAAGTACACCTCGTTCGCGATCTACCTCCAGGCCGTCATCGGGCTGTTCCTCGCCGCACAGGCACCGCAGTCGGTCTCCAGGGACCTGCGGTTCAAGAGCGTGCCGCTGTACTTCTCGCGGCCGATCGAGCGGGCGGACTACGTACTGGCCAAGTTCGCGGCCATGGTCTCCGCACTCCTGGTGATCACCGGCGCGCCGCTGGTCATCCTGTACGTGGGCGCGCTGCTGGGGAAGTTCGACTTCGCGGACCAGACCAAGTGGTTCGCCCAGGGGATGGTGTCGGTGGCCCTGCTGTCCGTGCTCTTCGCCGGTCTCGGCCTGGTGATGGCCGCGCTCACCCCGCGCCGCGGCTTCGGCGTCGCGGCGGTGATCGCCGTGCTGACCATCACGTACGGAGCGGTCAGCACCATCCAGGGCATCGCCTGGTCCACCGGGTCCACCGGCGCCGTGCCGTGGCTGGGCCTCTTCTCCCCGATCACGCTCGTCGACGGTGTGCAGACCGCGTTCCTCGGGGCGACCTCCGCCTTCCCCGGAGGGGAAGGCCCGGGGGCCGGTGCCGGTGTGGTCTATCTGATCGTTGTTCTCGCGCTCGTCGCCGGCTCGTACGCCGTCCTGATGCGCCGCTACCGGAGGGTCGGGCTGTGA